In the genome of Raphanus sativus cultivar WK10039 chromosome 4, ASM80110v3, whole genome shotgun sequence, one region contains:
- the LOC108851783 gene encoding protein FAR1-RELATED SEQUENCE 5 isoform X2 has translation MEDDDSTIEEPREGTEFESEEAAKTFYDDYSRSLGFVMRVMSCRRSERDGRILARRFGCNKEGRCVSVRGKSGSVRKPRQSTREGCKAMIHVKYDRSGKWVVTKFVKEHNHPLVVEPRQARQSLDEKDKRIHELTIELRNEKRLCAAYKEQLDAFAKIVEEYSNRMSRKVESVVENLKEFEYVEVELLHSKQDDILSQL, from the exons A TGGAAGATGATGATTCGACCATAGAGGAGCCTCGCGAAGGCACTGAATTCGAATCCGAGGAAGCGGCCAAGACGTTCTACGACGATTACTCCAGAAGTTTAGGCTTCGTGATGCGTGTAATGTCTTGTCGGAGATCAGAAAGGGATGGAAGAATCCTTGCCCGGAGATTCGGTTGTAATAAAGAAGGACGATGTGTTAGTGTCCGTGGCAAGTCTGGTTCTGTTAGAAAACCGAGACAGAGCACGAGAGAAGGTTGCAAGGCTATGATTCATGTCAAGTACGACCGGTCTGGTAAATGGGTCGTAACCAAGTTCGTTAAAGAACATAACCATCCGCTTGTCGTGGAGCCTCGACAGGCTCGTCAGAGTCTG GATGAGAAGGACAAGAGGATTCATGAGTTGACGATAGAGCTGCGGAACGAGAAGCGGTTATGTGCAGCGTATAAGGAGCAGTTGGATGCGTTTGCGAAGATCGTTGAAGAGTATAGTAATCGGATGTCGAGGAAAGTTGAGAGTGTGGTTGAGAATTTGAAGGAGTTTGAATATGTAGAGGTGGAGCTGTTGCATAGTAAACAAGATGATATTCTAAGCCAACTTTGA
- the LOC108851783 gene encoding protein FAR1-RELATED SEQUENCE 5 isoform X1 produces the protein MAVEDDDSTIEEPREGTEFESEEAAKTFYDDYSRSLGFVMRVMSCRRSERDGRILARRFGCNKEGRCVSVRGKSGSVRKPRQSTREGCKAMIHVKYDRSGKWVVTKFVKEHNHPLVVEPRQARQSLDEKDKRIHELTIELRNEKRLCAAYKEQLDAFAKIVEEYSNRMSRKVESVVENLKEFEYVEVELLHSKQDDILSQL, from the exons ATGGCAGTGGAAGATGATGATTCGACCATAGAGGAGCCTCGCGAAGGCACTGAATTCGAATCCGAGGAAGCGGCCAAGACGTTCTACGACGATTACTCCAGAAGTTTAGGCTTCGTGATGCGTGTAATGTCTTGTCGGAGATCAGAAAGGGATGGAAGAATCCTTGCCCGGAGATTCGGTTGTAATAAAGAAGGACGATGTGTTAGTGTCCGTGGCAAGTCTGGTTCTGTTAGAAAACCGAGACAGAGCACGAGAGAAGGTTGCAAGGCTATGATTCATGTCAAGTACGACCGGTCTGGTAAATGGGTCGTAACCAAGTTCGTTAAAGAACATAACCATCCGCTTGTCGTGGAGCCTCGACAGGCTCGTCAGAGTCTG GATGAGAAGGACAAGAGGATTCATGAGTTGACGATAGAGCTGCGGAACGAGAAGCGGTTATGTGCAGCGTATAAGGAGCAGTTGGATGCGTTTGCGAAGATCGTTGAAGAGTATAGTAATCGGATGTCGAGGAAAGTTGAGAGTGTGGTTGAGAATTTGAAGGAGTTTGAATATGTAGAGGTGGAGCTGTTGCATAGTAAACAAGATGATATTCTAAGCCAACTTTGA
- the LOC130511840 gene encoding calmodulin-like protein 5 → MVRIFLLYNLLNSFLLSLVPKKLRSLFSLSWFDKTLHMNSPPPPSSSPAPTSKTDPSELKRVFQTFDKNGDGRITKEELNDSLENLGIYIPDKDLTQMIHNIDANGDGCVDIEEFESLYSSIVDEHHKDGETEEEDMKDAFNVFDQDGDGFITVEELKSVMGSLGLNQGKTLEGCKKMIMQVDADGDGRVNYKEFLQMMKGDGFSCSN, encoded by the coding sequence ATGGTGAGAATCTTCCTTCTATACAATCTCTTAAACTCTTTTCTCCTCTCCTTAGTACCAAAGAAGCTGCGAAGTCTATTCTCTCTCTCCTGGTTCGACAAAACTCTCCACATGAACTCTCCACCTCCACCATCATCGTCCCCTGCTCCAACGAGCAAAACAGATCCTTCCGAGCTAAAACGTGTTTTCCAGACTTTCGACAAGAACGGAGACGGTCGGATCACCAAAGAAGAGCTCAACGACTCGCTAGAGAATCTTGGAATCTACATACCGGACAAAGACCTCACTCAGATGATCCACAACATCGACGCCAACGGTGATGGATGCGTGGACATAGAGGAGTTCGAGTCGCTGTACAGCTCCATTGTGGATGAGCACCACAAGGATggtgaaacagaggaagaggacATGAAGGACGCGTTTAACGTGTTTGACCAGGACGGTGATGGGTTTATCACTGTGGAGGAGTTGAAGTCTGTGATGGGTTCTTTGGGACTCAACCAAGGTAAGACATTAGAAGGTTGCAAGAAGATGATTATGCAAGTGGATGCTGATGGTGATGGTAGAGTCAATTACAAAGAGTTTCTTCAGATGATGAAAGGTGATGGTTTTAGCTGCAGTAACTGA
- the LOC108852320 gene encoding uncharacterized protein LOC108852320, whose amino-acid sequence MSGSHHRHHLLQLVLSCRKITAQVTQPGTSTIIAMASSSEQEFLAQSRANLYRFPRSNNFWDSKTASRVGEKLALRLRDLGVDAVSVDSEEESSRPVHHRKRVLPLFDSVRRSGIRVDGTDQLNDVVPRD is encoded by the coding sequence ATGAGCGGGTCCCACCACCGTCACCATCTCCTCCAGCTAGTCCTATCCTGCCGCAAGATCACGGCGCAAGTGACTCAGCCAGGAACATCCACCATCATCGCCATGGCTTCCTCCTCCGAGCAAGAGTTCCTCGCCCAGAGCCGCGCCAACCTCTACCGGTTCCCTCGCTCCAACAACTTCTGGGACTCCAAGACGGCCTCTCGCGTCGGCGAGAAGCTCGCCCTGCGTCTCAGAGACCTCGGCGTCGACGCCGTCTCCGTCGACTCGGAGGAAGAGTCCTCGCGACCTGTTCACCACCGTAAAAGGGTTTTGCCCTTGTTCGACTCCGTCCGTCGTAGTGGAATCAGAGTCGATGGTACTGACCAGTTAAACGATGTCGTTCCTAGAGATTGA
- the LOC108855744 gene encoding serine/threonine-protein kinase ZRK4 — MGWWRKKNTEEADVKQKLVQSNGEVVLEKLIEYCNGKSNPIKTFSASQILRATDNFSSSNSLVLHASSSYRCYRGMLEDRPVLVKKWVRKYSPCSGKTCSDIAISSMVSGHKNFLKLLGCCLEFPNPVLVYEYAQSIMSREKSKYLFDVSLPWNMRLNIAKEVADALTYLHTAFSKSIIHKDMIPSNIFLDGEGKAKLSGFNNSVLIPEGEKFVEDMVVEGTFGYLDHNYMATGMVTENTDVYGFGAFMLTLLTALQPSIVVKLYKDSPIELVEDGGFVGIVDPKVLESCREEEMWQFETFFILSLRCIGCKVEVPKMIEVAKELKRMLV; from the coding sequence ATGGGTTGGTGGAGAAAGAAGAACACGGAAGAAGCCGATGTAAAGCAGAAGCTTGTCCAATCGAACGGCGAGGTGGTGCTAGAAAAGCTCATCGAATATTGCAACGGAAAATCCAATCCAATCAAAACCTTTTCTGCTTCTCAGATCCTAAGAGCCACCGACAACTTCAGCTCCAGTAACTCTCTTGTTCTCCACGCTAGTAGTAGCTACCGATGTTACAGAGGTATGCTTGAAGACCGACCTGTGCTTGTCAAGAAATGGGTAAGAAAGTATAGTCCCTGCAGCGGGAAGACTTGTAGTGACATAGCCATATCATCAATGGTTAGTGGTCACAAGAATTTCCTAAAGCTGTTAGGTTGTTGTCTTGAGTTTCCTAATCCAGTTCTTGTCTACGAATATGCACAAAGTATAATGTCTAGAGAAAAGTCAAAGTATCTATTTGATGTGAGTTTACCATGGAACATGAGATTAAATATTGCAAAGGAGGTTGCAGACGCTTTAACATACCTTCACACTGCATTCTCAAAGAGCATCATCCACAAAGATATGATACCAAGTAACATCTTCTTGGATGGGGAAGGGAAGGCTAAGCTTAGTGGGTTCAACAACTCTGTTTTGATTCCGGAAGGAGAGAAGTTTGTTGAGGATATGGTTGTAGAAGGAACTTTTGGGTACCTTGATCACAACTATATGGCTACGGGGATGGTGACAGAGAACACTGATGTCTATGGGTTTGGAGCATTCATGCTTACTCTTTTGACTGCATTGCAACCGAGTATTGTTGTCAAACTGTACAAGGATTCTCCTATAGAGTTGGTTGAAGATGGTGGATTTGTTGGGATTGTTGATCCAAAGGTGTTGGAGAGCTGCAGGGAAGAAGAGATGTGGCAGTTTGAGACTTTCTTCATACTCTCACTGCGTTGCATTGGCTGCAAAGTAGAAGTTCCAAAGATGATTGAAGTTGCCAAAGAACTTAAAAGGATGCTTGTTTAA